The DNA region GCACCCTTCTTTTCATCCGTGTCGGTGTCCTAATTAGGTATCTCGGAACTCCTTCAGAATGACAATTGGCCCCTCTACACGTGCGGGAACGGCTCCTTAATCCCCAGCCCTGTCAGTATCGCCAGCACCCGCTGCCCCGGCTTGATAACCCCCATCTTCACCAGCTTCTCCACCCCCGCAATCGTCGTCGCCGACGCCGCCTCCACAAACAACCCCTCGCTGGCCGCCAAAAATCGCTGCCAGTGGGCAATACGCTCGTCCGGCAGTCCCACGGCCCGTCCTCCCGTCTTCTTGCACCCCTGCGCCACCAGGCTGGGCCGGGGCGGGTTCTTCACCGTAATCCCGTTGGCGATGCTCTTCGACTCCCCCTCGTAAGCCGTCCACCGCTTCCCCTCGTACGCCGCCACCAGTGGCGACGTCTCTTCCGCCTGCACCGCGTGTAACGCCGGCGACTTCTTAATGCGTCCGTCCTCCAACATCTCCTTCATCCCTCGATACATCCCCATGTGTATCGACCCGTTCCCCACCGGTATAACGATGTGGTCCGGCATCGGGTTCATCTGCCCCGGCAGCTCGTACGATATCGTCTTCTGGCCCTCGATGAAGTAGATGCTCTTGCTATATCGAAGATGCAGCACGCCGCTGTCCTCGGCAAACTTTCGCGCCGCCTCGTACACCTCCTCGCGAGGCCCCTTGACCCACCGCACCTGCGCCCCGTGAAAGGCAATCGCCTGCGACTTCAAATAATTGCGGTTCTTGTCTGGAATAAAGGCGTGAAATGTGACTCCTCCCGCCGCGCAGTAGGCCGCAAAGGACAACCCTCCGTTCCCTCCCGTCGCCTCCGACACCGCCTTCACCCCGGTGTCCTTCAGCGCCGACACCAGCGCCGCGTTCCCCCTATCCTTGAACGACCCCGTGGGGCTGAAAAACTCCAGCTTCCCCCACAGGTCGCTCAGCCCCAGCGCCTGCCCCACCTTGCGAAGCTGATACACCGGCGTGTTCCCCTCGCCTAACGTTACGTGGTTGGCCGGGTTGTTTATCGGCAGCGTCGGCACATATCTACCCAAGCCGCTCTTCCCTTCCAACACCCGCGATGACACTTTCGCCGGAGCATCGTACTTAGCCTCCAAAAGCCCCTGGCATTTCGAGCAGAAAAGACTGTATTTGGAACTGTCTTGCTGTTGCCCGCACTCGACGCAAAATAGCTTGTATGACATGGCTTACTCCTCCCCCTGTTCCTGAATCTTATGACGCCGGCACAATCCGCAGTATCTTATCATCCCCGGGCTGCGGCGACCCCCTGCCGTCCCGATTGTTGGTGGTGAAGTAGATAAACCCGTCCGGCCCTACCACCACCTCCCTCAGCCGCCCGTACTCCCTCACGAACAGGTCCCCGTGGTTCCGCACCGTGTTATACCCCGGCGCCGACAGCTCGATCCACCGCAGCCGCTGCCCCACCAGCCCGGCGTACACCACCAGCCCCGACCACTCGGGCGGCAGCACCCCGCCTTCCACAGGATAAATAGCCGCCCCAGATGGCGCCCACGTTGTGTTCCCACTGTGCAGCAATGGCGCCTGGTACGGCGCTCCATGCCCGTCTCCCCTTGCCGTCGGCCATCCGTAATTCCTACCAGGCAGTATCAGGTTCACTTCGTCCGTGGCCGACTGTCCATGCTCCGTGGCGAATAGCTGCCCCGTGACCGGATGCCATGCCAGCCCTTGGGGATTGCGGTGTCCATAGGAATACGCCGGCGATCCCGCCAACGGGTTGTCCGGCGGGACCGAACCATCCTTCCTTATCCGCAATATCTTTCCCGCCAGCGAGTCCACGTCCTGGGCCGATTCAGCAAAAGCGGCGTCGCCGGCGGCAATGTACAGCATCCCATCCGGTCCGAATTTTATCCGCCCTCCGTCATGTATCCTCGCCCCCGGTATGCCGTCCAGTATCACCGTAGGCTCCACCGCCGTCTGCCCCGTGTCCCTGAGCCGCACCACCCGGTTCTCCAGCCCATCATCCTCTCCACGATAGCTGTGATAAACAAACAAGTGTCGCGTCGTATGGAACTCCGGGTCCAGCGCTATCCCCAGCAGCCCGGACTCGCTCTCCTCTACTACCCCCTCCACCTCAAAATACTGGCGCACCTGTCCGTTTTGCACCACCTTGATATTGCCACCGCGCTCCGTGACAAACATTCGGCCGTCCGGCGCGAAAGCCAGCGCCCACGGCGTGTCCAGGTCCCCCGCCACCGCCTCCACCCTTATCCCCCTCGACGGCATCGGCGTAGCCGTCATCGTAGCCGTCGGCGAGGGCGCGGCTGTCGCCGTCGGCGTCATGGTCTGTGTAGGTACAAGTGTGCCGGTGTTGGTGGGCACAGGCGTCATCGTAAAAGTCGGCGATGGCGTCGCCGTCGCTCCAGGGATGGGCGTGTCCGTCGGGACAGTCGTCGATTCAGTGTCGCATGAGGTAAGGAGGATAAAAGCCGTAGCCATGATCGCTATCCATACTTTCCCTCGAAACTTCATGCTGCCTCCTAATACCAGTCTCTCAGAGCGTGCAATACACAGCCACCGACGAAGACTATGCCGCACACTTCAGTGTGTCGAGCACCTCTATTTACTATATCAATCGCGAGACCCCGCATGATAATCGGGGCGGTAGGGTACTACATAACGCAACTTGGTTCTAATCTTTATCGGGGAGGTGGGCACTGCACTTCACTCACCCATATACTCCATCAGAATCCCTCAATTAAGCTCCACCACCGTCACCCCGTCCGATGTGTTCCCCTCCCCGGGCTGCGACGATTTTACCAGCGGGTGCTTTTTCAGCCTTTCCCGCACCATGGCCCGCAGCGCCCCCGTCCCATGCCCGTGCAGCACTCGCACCACCGAAAGCCCCCGCAGCACCGCCTGGTCCAAAAACTCCTCCAGTTTGGCCTCCGCTTCTTCATACCTCATTCCGTGCAGGTCGAGTTCCGTCCGCGTCAGCCGTGATACTGGCCTCGAAAAATACACCCCCTCCGGCAGTCGCGGCGCAGACACGTTGGCCTTCTTCTCCACCTGGTGGAACGGCATCCGAGCGCGTATCGACCCCAGCATCACCTCCACCGTGTTGCTCTCCGTCGGCGCCGACGCTACCTCCACCGGCTGCGGCACCCCCCGCACATATACAAAATCGCCGGGCTTCAGCGACGCCTTCCAGTCCGCCACCGGCGACGGCGGCGCCTGCCGCTGCATCGCCTTGATCTCCTGCCGTGCCTTCGCTACCTCCGCCGTCTCCTCTTTTATCGACGGCTTGTCCATAGACGGCTGCGCCAGCGCCCGCTCAGCCCTCTGCAATCGCTTCAGCAAGTCCTCCGCTTGCGACAGCAGTCGAGCGTGGGTCTCCTCCAACATCGCCGACTTCTGCGCCTCCAGCGCCGCCAGCCTCTCCTCTAGTTCGCGCCGCGCCGCCTCCAGCCTCACCCTCTCCTCCTCGGCAATGCGCCGGTGCTCCTCCGCGATGCCCCGCTCCCGCTCCAGCTCGTGTAGCAGCTCCTCCGAGTGCCGGTGCTCCTCAGACAGCAATGACCTCGCGTGTTCCACCGTCTCGTCATTTATGCCCATTCGCGCCGCTATCGTTAGCGCGTAGCTCCGTCCCGGCAGTCCCAGAGTCAACTTGTACGTCGGGAGCAGCGTATTAGGGTCTAACTCCACGCTGGCGTTGGTCATCCCCGGCTGCTCCTGCACGTACGCCGCCACGTCCCGATGGTGTGTCGTCGCCGCGCAGGCCGTCCCTCGGTTGGCGAAATAGCTCAGCACCGCCTTTGCCAGCGCCGCCCCCTCCTCCGGGTCGGTGCTGGTCCCCAGCTCGTCCAGCAGCACCAGCGACGCCGATGTCGCCCCCTCCATAATCTCCCTCAGGCTCTCGATGTGCGAACTGAACGACGACAGCGACCGCTCAATGCTCTGCTGGTCCCCAATATCCGCGTATACTGCGTCGAATATGGTCAAATTGCACTGCCTCGCCGGCACGTGCATCCCCGCCTGCGCCATCGCCGCCAGCAGCCCCAGCGTTTTCAGCGATACTGTCTTTCCGCCCGCGTTGGGCCCTGTCACTAGCAGGACAGTGTTTTCTCCCCCTACCGACACATCCACCGGCACCACCTTCCCCGTCAGCAGCGGGTGCCGCGCCTCCCTCACCTCGATATACCCCCTCTCTCCCTCCACAAACACTGGCGACACGCCGTGCAGCGCCGTCGAATATCTACCCTTCGCCATCGCCAGGTCCAATCGGGCCGCCGTGCGCAGCGATTCTAAAATATCAGCGCTGTAGTACCCCACCTTCACCGACAGCGCCCGTAGCACCCG from SAR202 cluster bacterium includes:
- a CDS encoding pyridoxal-phosphate dependent enzyme, which codes for MSYKLFCVECGQQQDSSKYSLFCSKCQGLLEAKYDAPAKVSSRVLEGKSGLGRYVPTLPINNPANHVTLGEGNTPVYQLRKVGQALGLSDLWGKLEFFSPTGSFKDRGNAALVSALKDTGVKAVSEATGGNGGLSFAAYCAAGGVTFHAFIPDKNRNYLKSQAIAFHGAQVRWVKGPREEVYEAARKFAEDSGVLHLRYSKSIYFIEGQKTISYELPGQMNPMPDHIVIPVGNGSIHMGMYRGMKEMLEDGRIKKSPALHAVQAEETSPLVAAYEGKRWTAYEGESKSIANGITVKNPPRPSLVAQGCKKTGGRAVGLPDERIAHWQRFLAASEGLFVEAASATTIAGVEKLVKMGVIKPGQRVLAILTGLGIKEPFPHV
- a CDS encoding PQQ-dependent sugar dehydrogenase → MKFRGKVWIAIMATAFILLTSCDTESTTVPTDTPIPGATATPSPTFTMTPVPTNTGTLVPTQTMTPTATAAPSPTATMTATPMPSRGIRVEAVAGDLDTPWALAFAPDGRMFVTERGGNIKVVQNGQVRQYFEVEGVVEESESGLLGIALDPEFHTTRHLFVYHSYRGEDDGLENRVVRLRDTGQTAVEPTVILDGIPGARIHDGGRIKFGPDGMLYIAAGDAAFAESAQDVDSLAGKILRIRKDGSVPPDNPLAGSPAYSYGHRNPQGLAWHPVTGQLFATEHGQSATDEVNLILPGRNYGWPTARGDGHGAPYQAPLLHSGNTTWAPSGAAIYPVEGGVLPPEWSGLVVYAGLVGQRLRWIELSAPGYNTVRNHGDLFVREYGRLREVVVGPDGFIYFTTNNRDGRGSPQPGDDKILRIVPAS
- a CDS encoding endonuclease MutS2, coding for MTQGRTTSPERLDARSRSLDLLEFPQVKERLAGLASLPEAKQAALGLQPSTNPLAIAQSQQETQEARQYVETYGLLDFGGVGDIETKVRRASLDGVLTGTDLWTIFKTLSACRALRGALASKKELPLLASLAASIADVRELERELGASVDQNGFVSEQASPDLRWLRSQAEESRVRLVTSLERTMRRLERSSIVQEPLITERNGRMVLLVKMEMRPRVPGIVHDVSDSGATAFVEPIHAVGLGNEWREATLAVQREEERVLRALSVKVGYYSADILESLRTAARLDLAMAKGRYSTALHGVSPVFVEGERGYIEVREARHPLLTGKVVPVDVSVGGENTVLLVTGPNAGGKTVSLKTLGLLAAMAQAGMHVPARQCNLTIFDAVYADIGDQQSIERSLSSFSSHIESLREIMEGATSASLVLLDELGTSTDPEEGAALAKAVLSYFANRGTACAATTHHRDVAAYVQEQPGMTNASVELDPNTLLPTYKLTLGLPGRSYALTIAARMGINDETVEHARSLLSEEHRHSEELLHELERERGIAEEHRRIAEEERVRLEAARRELEERLAALEAQKSAMLEETHARLLSQAEDLLKRLQRAERALAQPSMDKPSIKEETAEVAKARQEIKAMQRQAPPSPVADWKASLKPGDFVYVRGVPQPVEVASAPTESNTVEVMLGSIRARMPFHQVEKKANVSAPRLPEGVYFSRPVSRLTRTELDLHGMRYEEAEAKLEEFLDQAVLRGLSVVRVLHGHGTGALRAMVRERLKKHPLVKSSQPGEGNTSDGVTVVELN